A single Oryctolagus cuniculus chromosome 18, mOryCun1.1, whole genome shotgun sequence DNA region contains:
- the ORYCUNV1R1591 gene encoding vomeronasal 1 receptor oryCunV1R1591 (The RefSeq protein has 10 substitutions compared to this genomic sequence) — MVARDLTMGMIYLTQTITGILGNFCLLSHYLYLCFTGCKLRFTDLIIKHLTVANCLVILSKGVPQTMVALGMKHFISDIGCKLVFYVHRVGRDVSICSTCLLSISQAVTISPRNTGWAKLKAKSHKYIGSSITLFWTVNLILNVIIPVRVTGNSRDKNTTKKADYGYCYLVNSDRFMDYGTLYVALLLFRDVFLVALLLWASSSMVFTLYRHKQQVQYIHGTNVSSRSSPESRATLTILVLVSTFVSLFSLSSIFHISLAVLNNPSFWLVNTTVLNIGSFPTVSPYILMSHDSRVHRVCCACTRNTQSPS; from the coding sequence TGACAATGGGGACGATCTACTTAACACAGACTATTACTGGAATGCTGGGgaacttctgtcttctttcccattatctctatctctactaCACAGGATGCAAGCTTAGGTTCACAGATTTGATCATCAAACACCTGACTGTAGCCAACTGCTTAGTCATTCTGTCTAAAGGAGTTCCCCAAACCATGGTAGCTTTGGGGATGAAGCATTTCATTAGTGATATTGGGTGCAAGCTTGTGTTCTATGTGCACAGGGTGGGCAGAGATGTGTCCATTtgcagcacctgcctcctgagtATCTCCCAGGCTGTCACCATCAGTCCCAGGAACACAGGGTGGGCCAAGCTCAAAGCAAAGCCTCACAAGTACATTGGCTCCTCCATTACACTCTTCTGGACGGTGAACCTGATACTAAATGTCATAATACCTGTGCGTGTGACTGGGAACAGCAGGGACAAAAATACTACAAAGAAAGCTGATTATGGCTACTGCTATTTGGTCAATAGTGACAGATTCATGGACTATGGAACACTGTATGTAGCACTGCTGTTATTCTGAGATGTTTTCTTAGTGGCACTCTTGCTCTGGGCCAGTAGCTCCATGGTTTTCACCCTGTACAGGCACAAGCAGCAGGTCCAATACATCCATGGGACCAATGTCTCTTCCAGGTCCTCCCCAGAGTCCAGAGCCACCCTTACCATCCTTGTCCTGGCGAGCACCTTTGTGTCTTTGTTCACTCTCTCCTCCATCTTTCATATTTCTCTGACTGTTTTGAACAATCCTAGTTTTTGGCTGGTGAACACCACTGTACTAATCATTGGAAGTTTCCCAACTGTGAGCCCCTACATTCTCATGAGCCATGACTCAAGAGTTCATAGGGTCTGCTGTGCCTGCACCAGGAATACACAATCTCCTTCCTAG